The Cucumis melo cultivar AY chromosome 6, USDA_Cmelo_AY_1.0, whole genome shotgun sequence genome includes a region encoding these proteins:
- the LOC103500146 gene encoding protein trichome birefringence-like 19 yields MMLQSQATSTDLRPCKNGQYRTLMAILGGALALLILTTIPLSFPLLNYSLLLLKTSLESPASAASAAFRPQIFSSGNLSLLSALPCDLAIGDWIPNSNPKAALPYTNDSCWAIHDHLNCLKYGRPDGGFLRWRWRPEGCELPSFNPAQFLELMRHKAFAFVGDNIARNHVQSLICLLSKLEYPIDVSPSRDEHFKKWKYMSYNFTMAFLWTTHLVKSKELTTGGVFNLYLDEYDEAWTSQIAGFDYLMISSGQWFLHPMFYYENGQVIGCHDCFLNNVTELGIYHGYRKAFRTAFKAILNSESYKGITYLRTFSPSHFENGLWNQGGNCLRTEPFKSKDTALEGMNLELYMTQMEEFRRAEREGRKKGFKLRLLDTTQAMWLRPDGHPSKYGHWPQGNENLYNDCIHWCLPGPIDIWSDFLLHMLKMEGIRSAQERVQFAHQTELNQR; encoded by the exons atGATGCTCCAGAGCCAAGCAACCTCCACCGACCTCCGCCCTTGCAAAAATGGCCAATACAGAACCCTAATGGCCATTCTCGGAGGAGCATTAGCTCTATTGATCCTCACCACCATCCCTCTCTCTTTCCCTCTCCTCAATTACTCCCTCCTACTCCTCAAAACCTCCCTCGAATCCCCTGCCTCCGCCGCCTCCGCCGCCTTCCGCCCCCAAATCTTCTCCTCTGGAAATCTCTCCCTTCTCTCCGCCCTCCCCTGCGATCTGGCAATTGGCGATTGGATCCCCAATTCTAACCCTAAAGCGGCTCTCCCCTACACCAACGATAGCTGCTGGGCGATCCACGACCACCTGAATTGCCTTAAGTACGGGAGGCCAGACGGTGGGTTTCTGCGGTGGAGGTGGAGGCCGGAGGGGTGTGAGCTTCCGTCGTTTAACCCGGCGCAGTTTTTGGAGCTGATGAGGCATAAAGCGTTTGCGTTTGTTGGGGATAATATCGCCAGAAATCACGTTCAGTCTCTCATCTGCCTCCTCTCCAAG CTGGAGTATCCAATAGATGTTTCACCTAGCCGAGACGAACACTTCAAAAAATGGAAATACATGTCCTATAACTTCACAATGGCCTTTCTGTGGACAACCCATCTAGTAAAATCAAAAGAGTTAACAACAGGAGGTGTCTTCAATCTATATTTAGATGAGTATGATGAAGCATGGACTTCCCAAATAGCTGGATTCGATTACTTGATGATCTCATCCGGCCAATGGTTTCTCCACCCTATGTTTTACTACGAAAACGGCCAAGTCATCGGGTGCCATGACTGCTTTCTCAACAATGTAACCGAGTTAGGAATCTACCATGGGTACAGAAAGGCCTTCAGAACGGCCTTCAAAGCCATTCTGAACTCAGAAAGCTACAAAGGCATCACTTACTTGAGAACTTTCTCACCATCACACTTTGAAAATGGGCTGTGGAATCAAGGTGGGAATTGTTTGAGAACAGAGCCATTTAAGAGCAAAGATACAGCATTAGAAGGTATGAATCTGGAGCTTTATATGACTCAAATGGAGGAGTTTAGAAGAGCTGAAAGAGAAGGGAGAAAGAAAGGGTTTAAGTTGAGATTGCTTGATACAACACAAGCAATGTGGTTGAGACCAGATGGCCATCCAAGTAAATATGGTCATTGGCCTCAAGGGAATGAGAATTTGTATAATGATTGTATTCATTGGTGCTTGCCTGGCCCTATTGATATTTGGAGTGATTTCTTGCTTCATATGTTGAAAATGGAAGGCATCAGATCAGCTCAAGAGAGAGTTCAGTTTGCTCATCAAACAGAATTGAATCAAAGATAA
- the LOC103500147 gene encoding uncharacterized protein LOC103500147, whose product MAGLLSWAADVVAGGGGANHNDERSTSIPLIFTPEQQNYVRELNQKAASLSRSVRDLRLRLPPPDISQRLPHLHAHSLASTADLTLQLNAHFSTREQVQLREISLQEENVAYGKAISNCENKIQEKRQEADLLLRKLEVLEETTKNLEVELENEQAALENDESTNFGKLTSKPSKVEAEQDMELSKSALLEKLDIKKQELSSMEDTIKELEKKWAEIQDKALKQPSPVQREKMLDKQLHSLIEQLAVKQAQAEGLASDIHLKEMELEKLNASSRRLQSSSSEANIARNRFGRSMSDKNFQDHLAESHHKLPYRTGGRSENQQRLMLFRSAFVVYILALHILVFIKISF is encoded by the exons ATGGCCGGTTTGCTCTCATGGGCAGCGGACGTCGTCGCCGGCGGTGGCGGCGCCAACCACAACGACGAACGTAGCACTTCGATTCCCCTTATTTTTACTCCGGAGCAGCAGAATTACGTTCGAGAATTGAATCAGAAAGCAGCTTCTCTCAGCCGCTCGGTCCGCGATCTGCGCCTCCGATTGCCTCCTCCCGACATCTCCCAACGCCTTCCCCATCTTCATGCTCACTCTCTTGCTTCAACGGCCGATCTTACTCTTCAATTGAACGCCCACTTTTCCACTCGAGAACAG GTCCAATTGAGAGAGATATCACTACAGgaagaaaatgttgcatatGGAAAGGCCATTTCAAATTGTGAAAATAAAATACAGGAAAAGAGGCAGGAAGCAGATTTGCTTCTGAGGAAGTTAGAG GTGTTAGAAGAAACCACCAAGAATCTGGAAGTTGAGCTAGAAAACGAACAAGCAGCTCTGGAAAATGATGAATCCACCAACTTCGGAAAATTGACATCCAAACCTTCTAAAGTTGAAGCAGAACAAGATATGGAATTATCAAAGTCTGCGTTGCTAGAAAAACTAGATATCAAGAAACAAGAACTG AGTTCAATGGAAGATACGAttaaagaattagaaaaaaagTGGGCAGAAATTCAGGATAAAGCTCTAAAACAGCCTTCACCAG TtcagagagagaaaatgttagACAAACAACTCCATAGCCTCATCGAGCAGCTAGCTGTAAAACAG GCACAAGCCGAAGGTTTGGCAAGTGACATTCATCTGAAGGAGATGGAGCTGGAAAAACTAAATGCATCATCAAGGAGGCTGCAAAGTAGCAGCTCCGAGGCTAATATTGCTCGTAATCGTTTTGGAAGAAGCATGTCCGACAAGAACTTTCAAGACCACTTAGCTGAGTCTCACCACAAACTCCCTTATCGCACTGGTGGACGGAGTGAGAATCAACAGAGACTGATGCTATTCCGTTCTGCTTTCGTGGTCTACATTTTAGCTCTACACATCTTGGTTTTCATCAAAATTTCATTCTGA